From Chryseobacterium camelliae:
ACGCAGAAGTTCAGGTGATGATTTCACTGATTTCTTATGACGGACAATCCATTCCAGATGACCTTGCAGGTCTTGCCGCATCATCAGCAATCGCAATTACCGATATTCCTTTCAACGGACCGATGTCTGAAGTAAGGGTGGTAAGAATCAACGGTGAGCTGTCTATCAACCCGAACTATGCAGATCTTAAAGATTCCGACCTGGACATCATGGTGGGAGCAACTAAAGATTCTATCGTTATGGTGGAAGGGGAAATGAAGGAAATCACTGAAGCGGAAATGCTGGAAGCCATCCAGTTTGCACATGCTGAAATCAAGAAGCAGGTGGAAGCTCAGGAGAGATTAGCTGAAAAAGTAGGTAAATCTTTACCGAAAAGAGAATATAACCACGAAAACCACGATGAAGCCATTCGTGAGAAAGTGTGGAAAGAAACGTATGATAAAGTATACGAAGTTGCTAAGACCCCTTCAGGAAAAGAAGAGAGGGGAGAAAAATTCAAAGCGGTTCTTGATGAGTTTTTAGCACAATATGTAGATAACCCTGAAGAGCTGGAAAGAGTAACGCCGTTCGCCAAAGTATATTACCATGATGTGGAAAAAGAGGCGATGCGTAACATGATCCTGAATGAAAAAATCCGCCTGGACGGACGTGATCCTGAAACCATCAGGCCAATCTGGAGCGAGATCGACTACCTTCCGGGAGCGCACGGTTCTGCCATCTTTACAAGAGGAGAAACCCAATCTCTTACAGCGGTAACATTAGGATCCATCAAGGATGCCAATATGGTAGACAGCGTAATGGTCAACTATGACGAGAGATTCTTCCTTCATTATAATTTCCCTCCATTTTCTACAGGGGAAGCAAGACCTTTAAGAGGAACTTCCAGAAGAGAGGTAGGACATGGGAACCTGGCTCAGAGAGCTTTGGCTAACATGATTCCTGAAGAAAACCCATACACCATCCGTATCGTTTCCGATATCCTTGAATCCAACGGTTCATCTTCCATGGCAACGGTTTGTGCCGGAACCCTGGCGTTGATGGATGCCGGTGTTCAGATTGCAAAGCCGGTTTCCGGAATTGCGATGGGGCTGGTAACCGATGTAAAGACAGGAAAATTCACGGTACTTTCCGATATCCTGGGTGATGAAGACCACCTTGGCGATATGGACTTTAAAGTAACGGGAACGGCAGACGGGATCACAGCGTGTCAGATGGATATCAAAATCCAGGGACTTTCCATGGATATCATGGAAAAAGCATTGATGCAGGCTAAAGAGGGAAGACTTCATATCTTAAATAAAATCACGGAAACCATCGCTGAGCCGAGAGCTGACGTGAAACCTCACGCACCGAAAATGGTGATGATGGAGATTCCTAAAGACTTCATCGGAGCGGTAATCGGGCCTGGAGGAAAAATCATCCAGCAGATGCAGAAAGATACCGATACCGTTATTGCTATTGAAGAAGTGGGAGAAATCGGAAGGATTGAGATTTCCGGGGTTAGCAGAGAGAAAATCAACGAAGCGATCGCGAAAATCAACGAAATTACATTTGTACCGGTTGTAGGTGAAGTATATAATGGTAAAGTGGTAAAAGTAATGGATTTCGGAGCTTTCGTAGCCATTGCCAAAGGTACTGAAGGACTGCTTCACATTTCTGAAATCGAATGGTCACGTCTGGATAAAGTTCCTTATAATGAAGGGGATGAAGTGGAAGTGAAATTCATGGGTTACGATGACCGTAAGAAAATGAAACTTTCAAGAAAGGTATTGTTACCAAGACCTCCTAGACCGGAAGGACAGGGAAGACCTGAGCGTTCTGAAAGATCTGACAGACCAAACAGACCTGAAGGGCAGAGAAGACCCGAAGGACAAAGGAGACCTGAAGGAGAGAGAGAAAGAAGGCCTGAAGGAGAAAGAAGACAGGAAAGGGAAAGAAGACCCGAAGGTGACCAGCCTCAGGGAGATCAGAACCCTTCATCTGAAGAAGCATAAGATTCTTAACTGAACCATACAAATCCCTCAATTATTTGAGGGATTTTTCGTTGCGTGAAAATGTCGGCTTTACCCAAGGGCTAAAGTTCGCAATATTTGGAGCGGTTCAGTTACTTTTTAATGATGATTTAGAAACAATGTATCTACGAAAAAAAGAAATTTTACCCATTAAAATCCTTCTTCTGAGCTTAGGATTTAAAATATGTTTATTGCCATACATTCAGCAGGACTATAGCACCCAATGAAAAAAGCAATTGAATTCCAATTCATTGAAATAGGATTGTGTATTATTTTTTCGTACATTTGTAAAACAAATAAAAAGGTGTAAACCTTCTTTCCTCTTGTAACGGTTTAGAATTTCCATTTTTCTTCATTCGGTTTTTGTTTGTACAGCTGACGGATTTTAATACAGTTTAGTTTGATTTTACGGCAATAAGCAGGACAGTAAAGCAGTACACAGCTTTTTATTTCTTTTCGGAAGACGAAAATTTTTATCAGAAACAATTAAATTTTAATATAATATATGGCGGATTCTTTCTCTAAAAAAGAAAATTTTAAGAAAAAAGTTCAAAAAGCAAAAGAAAAAGCTCAGAAACGTGAAGAGCGTAAAACGAGCAACAACAAAGGCAAGAGCCTTGATGACATGCTGATGTACGTAGATGCGAACGGTCAGCTGACTTCCACACCACCGGATAATACCGAAAGAGCTGAAATCGATCTGGATAACATCCAGCTGGGTGCTGCTCCTATTGAAGCGGAAGAAATCAGAAAAACAGGAATTATTACCTTCTTCAGTGAAAAAGGCTATGGTTTTATTACGGAAGACAAATCGAAAGAAAATGTATTCTTCCACAGTAACAACTGTACGGAAATGGTGAAGAAAGGCAATAAGGTGTCATTCGAAAAAGAGAGATCCCCGAAAGGATTTTCTGCGGTTGATATCAAACTGGTTAAATAATCAATATCATTACACCCTATAAAATAAAGCTTCGAAAGAAGCTTTATTTGTTTTTATACACTTCCTCCCGGATGTTTACCAGGATTATTGCAGTCTTTTCCAAATCCGGAGTTTCGGGAAGCCGGGAAGTTGAATAGTGGTGCTCAATGGAACGGATGAGATCTTCCGCTTTTTTCATGACATCCTCATATGAACGGTTGCCGGCTTTGATGTCCAGGAGTTCGTCCCGGTTAGCCACACGGATATCCAGCGAACCGGTCTTAAAAATCTGTTCGCAGGACTGCAACAAACGGATGGTATGCATCATATTCTTGCTGTCGTAATTCTGTCCGTGCTTTTGGTTGACATTATATCGGTCCTCATTCCTTTCAGAAACCCACTTCCAGTATTCGCGGTAGTCTTTGCAGTACGTGGAATAGGCATCAAGGTTACAGAACAGGTACGCCAGCGGCTTTTCCTCTTTCGGAACCGATGATATGGAAACCTGGTTGGCCTCTTCATGCCGGATAATCCCTTTGTAACCGAGATCTCCGGACTCATCATAAAAAAGCGCAAACATCCCTTTGGTATGTTCAATGCTTATCAGTCCACATTTTTCCTGTACCAATCCATGTTGGCCTCCAAAAAAGGAAAACTCACGCAGCCACTTTTTGAGCGGTACTGAGCCCTGATCATGCAGGATATAGCAGAAATCCAGGATGGACTTTTTCCCCCGATCCATGGGATTCAGAATTTTTTTATTCAGGCCCTTCGCTTTCCTGATCTGTGAAATAGCATATCCGGCAAACGTATCTTTACACAGTTTCGACAGGAAATCTTCCGGCTTCAAAAGATCCATCAGCGGATGCTTCCGGAGGATACAGTCTTCCGGGCTGGCCAGGACTTCCAGAATATTCGGATTATTTTTCTGCAACAGTTCCACAAACCTCCCGATTTCATAATAGGTAATGTCATTTGTTTCATTGGAAACCTGTGGTATATGATTCAACCCGAAAAAGTCCTCTTTCGGCAGATAATACACACCCCGGATATCGGTATCTGAATTTTCTGTAGCCAGCCCGAAAGCACGGCTGCCGGAGATAGCTTCGAGGAGGATGAGGTTTCTGGATTTTAGCATTGAAGTGGTCATGATCTAAATATGAATAATATCACCTGGTTTTGCTGTTTTTAATCTTTCAATAATTTCAAGGGCGTCTTCATGATTATTGCATGGTATTCTTATTTTATTAGGTGGTTTATTAACCCCATTTTCAACAATACAGTTGCCTGCAATAGCTATTTTAATCTGAAGGGTACCTAATATTTTGGGTCTTACTATTTTCATCTTTAAAGAAGATCAACTTAATTCAAAACTCTAATTATATAATCTCCCAGTAATGTACAAATATTAATCATTGTATAAAACTATCTTTTTAATCAATCTATATCCATTAATGTTTATACTTTCTAAATAAGAATCATTTTCAATCAATGGCTATAAACATTAAAAATTGAACTCAAAAATGCTCTATATTCCCCACGCAGTACCAATTCCTTTTCCACAAACAATTCCTTCCTCACACAATCCACCTTTTCATTCGTCACCGGATTAAAACCCTGCTTCATAACTTCTTTATTATAGATCCCAACGCCGCGTTTCTGCCATAACGGAAGCGTATTGTAATTGATGCCATATTGAAAGAGCAGTTCATTTTTCTCGGCCTGTGACATTTTCTCGATCTTTCCGGCGGCTTGTTTTGCGGGGAAGCCATTATTCCGCAAAGTCCAGTAGCAATAGGCGGAAAGAGAATTCCGGTGCGCGTCTTCCTGCCGCCAGCAGAAATAATCCAGCAGCATTTCCTGGTTGGGAATCGCTATGGTGCGGCAGTCGAAAACACAGATTTCCTGAAATTGCAGGCTGAAAAAGGCACTGGCTTCACCGGCCAATACAGAATTTAGTTTCCGTATTTTTCTGCTGAAGGTCTGGTCGTCTCTATCAATCAATAAAGAAATTTCATCACTTTGGGTGTAGCCATAGATTACTTTAAAACCGGTATTAAAAAGATACCTTGCCATATCAATCATTACTTTGCCGAATTTTTCATCAAACGGTTTTTCCAGGGTAAGCTTTTCTTTGGTCAGTTTCGTGAAGCCTTTTCCGTCCAGTCTTACAATGATATAATTTCCCGGGAGGACATATTGTTCCGAAAGGCCCTCATTTTTACGCATGACGGCTTCTATTTCTTCAATTTTCATAAGGACTGATTTTAAAGGTATTATTGACAATTCTAACATTGAATATTTTATCAAAGCCTTCTTTAAATCCGGGCTTTTCCAGATCTTTGTATTTGGCTTTTATTCCAATTTCATTGATGGCGTCTTTTCTGTTCCTGTTTCTTTCCAGGCAATCCTGAATGCTGCTTTCAAAAAAATATCCTATGATTTCATATTGATTCTGTTTCGCAGATTCAATATACTTTTTACGGCTTTCTACGGTTATGTTTGTATTGTCGATCACCATTTTCGACTGCGTTTCAAAACAATACCGCAGCAACTTATTTTCTTTATTTCGTGTGTTCAGCAAATCCAGGCTGATCCTGATGTGGGATTTGAAAAAAAGTTCCTTATACAAGGAACTTTTTCCGCTCGCCGGAATCCCGGTAAAGATGATCATTTCCATCATGCTAATTTTTTACTACAGCTTTCCACTATAACTTCCAGAGCCTTCTCTGCATCGCAGGCGTACAGCCCGGAACACCATGCCGGGTTGGCCTCAATGAGAGCCCAGCCTTTTCCTTTAATAATCCCAAAGTCAAGGACAATGGCTCTGGGAATAGTTTCAGAACAGACCTGTATAAAGTCTCTGTAAAATTTGTGCAGGCCTTTTTGTTCATCTTCAGATAACGGGCTGGCATCAAAACTGTTATTCCGCCAATAAGAAGAATAGGTTTTGATTTCGCTATCCAAAACAAAGCAGCGTACTTCAAGCTCCCATTCTACCACCTCAGAAGTGAAAACGGATATCCCGGGATCCAGTGATTCAAATCCTGGAATGTCTGTGACACTATCGAAGACTCCTGCTTTAAAGCTTTTAAAATCGGAACACTTGATGAAAATGTTTTTTTCGTGTACAAAATCTTTCAGCTGACCGTAAGTGATCTGACGTTTTGTCAATGATTCCGGGATTTCAGAAAGCCAGTTGTCATTTGGTTTTGTCAAAATCAGGTTGCATTGTTCAGCTACGATCTCAGCATAGATATCTTCGCCATACACTGCCACGACATCCGCACGGAATTCTTCCGGAACATTCCATTTTGCATTGAACCGGTTCACTTCGTAAGAGGAGTTGAGTGAAGCCTTTTTCAGATTGTTACTGTCCTCTGTATACATAGGAGACAGTGCGACGATATTTTTCATACGATTGTTTTTAATTCATTAATATTTCCCTGAACACGGTCTCCATCTTACTCTTATCTGCATTTCCGCTTTTCAGGCTTTTGGATCCTTCTTCATTCTTTTTGATCAGGTTCTCCAGCCAGCTAAAAAGCTTCCAGTCATTCGGATGATCATAAGATTCCCCTTTGGTCGCTTTTAAAGCGATTAAATATTCTATTTTGATTCTCGCAGCATCATCAACCAGTACCAGCAATTCGCTGAACAAAACCGGTGGCACAGTGCCTTTTTCCAGGATCCATTTCCCGGTCAGGGTAGTGCGGAGGCAGTAAAAATAGCTTTTCAGCTTTATTACATCCTTCCGGCAGGCCTCCAGATATTTTTTGCTCATGCTCATGTAGTGGTAGGAAACGGCTATAGGAGAGAAACATTCATCGGCCAAAGGTTTGAACAGTTTATAAAACTCCTCATTCTTCAAATACACGATTGGCGAGTAGAACCAGCTTAGCAGGGCAGCATTGGACTTCAATAATAAATGAAAAGTCTTGCGCAGGTCCCAGCCGGAGCCGTCCAGGTCGTCCTCGGTCATGAACTCTATTGTTTCATCCTTATCCCAGGGGGAAAGGTACCATTCTTTTTTGTGCCTGTAGATAAAGCGTATATCGTAATCGCTGTCCGGTGAGGCAAAACCCCATGCCCTGCTTCCGGATTCTACGGCAAGAAGTATTTCTATGCCGCGTCTTTCCTCGACTTCTTTTAGTTTTTCAAGTATTTTGGGTGTCATTGTTTTCAATTTATGGTACAAAATAAAAAATAACCTGCGCAGTCTTTTTGCGCAGGCTGTTTTTATTTTTTTATTCCAAAACAAAGTATATTTTCACCCGGCTCATGAACCGGATAGTTAAAATTCCAGTCTTTACCATATTAAAATGTAAGAATGAATTTTCAGGAAATTTGTTAAGAGTTTTTATAACCTTTATAAGGTAATTTGTTTTAATTAATGATAAATCAAGTTAAAATATGTAACCCACCTAAATGTTTTGTATGATAATTGCAATTAAACTACTATCACCAATCTAAATAAAAATAATATGAAAAAGTTAATTGTAGCAGCATGTATAGCAGGAGGTTTTATCACGGTGTCTGCACAGACCACACTTAAAACCAATACCGGAACGATGAACAGCGGTACGGGAACTATTAATAATGGTACTAATGGTACGTTAAACGGCAATGGTACTCTAAATAGCGGACTAAACAATAATGGAACGTTGAATACCGGAACCAATAGTACGTTAAACGGCAATAGTACCCTGAATACCGGAACCCTGAACAGCAGTGGAAGCCTGAACACTGGAACCAACGGCACATTAAACAGCAATAGTACATTGAATAACGGAACGACCGGAACCATAAACAGTAACGGTACGCTGAATAGTGGTGTCGGAACTTTAAAAACCGGGACCAATAGTACTGTAAAATATGGTACAAGTGGTACATTAAATACTAATGGAACGATTAACAACGGTACAACAAAATAAAAAAGACCGGAAACGAGAAAATCTAGTAAATCAATAAGCATAAAAAATCCTGAAAGCCTTTCAGGATTTTTTACTTTTTCCAAAGAGCCAGTTGATTTTAGCCTGATGATAGAAGATATTGTGTTACATTTTTATAATCGAACCTGCGACACACAACTGGAATTTACAGGAACATTTTTTGCCAGTAGCGGAAAGTAATTGTTGCTCAGCCATCTGAGCTACTGCCCCTGCTATATGAATGGTTTTCATGAGCCCTGCAGACTTTCACATCTGCAAGGCCGGGTTATTAGTTTTATGTTAGTTTATGCTTTTCTGAATTTCTTCTTTTTCTTCCACGGCGCATTTTTTTGTACGTCTCCCGCCATAATACATCCGTAAGGCATCACTTCATCCAGGACTTCACACAATCCGTATTCTTCGATCTGGGCTCTTACGTTCTTTGCACTTTTATAGGCGGTCGGAAGTTCAGAAATATCAATTTCATTCGTAAAGAAACGGACGTCCAGTCCCTGGGTTTCTTCGGCGAAGACTTCTTCAATGGTTTTGTGCGCCAGTGATTTTTTATGCTTTGTCCTGCTGAAATTCCTTCCGGCTCCGTGCGGTGCAAACCCCATGTTCCTTTCGTTAGTTGTTCCTTTTACGATCAGCACCGGTTCCGCCATGTTTAACGGAATTAGTCTGGGCCCTGTAATATCCGGCATGAATTTATCATCCAGCGGAGTCGCTCCTTTAGCATGGTAGAACAGGTCTCCGTCTTTGAAGACGAAATTGTGTTCGTTCCAGTAGCGGTCTTCTTTTTCAAGCTCCATCGTTTTTAAAACGGCATCATGAATTGAGGTATGGTTTTCTTTGGTCCATGCTCTGATCAGCTGTAAAGCTTCCCAATAGGATTTTCCTTCTTCGGTATCATACGGAATCCAGGCATTTTCCTTCAGGGTCTCGGGCGAAATATCCATTCTGAACCTGTTGGCCACTTTCATTCCTTTATCATACAATGCAGCACCGGGAGCACGCGATCCGTGGTGGGTAACCAGCATTGTATTTCCTGTATTTCTTGAAATCCCGACAAACAGGAAGTGGTTTCCGTCACCCTGTGTTCCCATATGCGAACGGGCAATACTGATAAGTTTTTCATCATTCAGGAAGTCGTTTTCCCGGAATGCATCCATCAGTTCCTGCGACATTGGCATCTGTTCCCCTCTAGGCCTTCCTCCGTATCCGAAATGTGTAGCTGAGTGTGCCGCATCCAGTACGGACTTGGGATCAGCTTTCCCAAAATCCGTCAGCATTACGGAACAGCAGATATCCGCACTATGGAATCCAGGGTGAATGGCGTTTTTGGCTACCACAACACCGCCCACCGGGATATGCCCTTCAGGTCCTGTAGGACAGGCATCCGGCATGATAGCTCCTCCTATCAGGGTTGGGGTTTTCATCAGTACTTTCATGGTGTTGATTACTTTTTCCACATTGTCGGTTTCATGTTCATGTTCAGCCCTGATGTTGATGATGAACTCTTTCGGCTCTTCATGGAGCGGAAGCTGTTCAGACTGGGCGAACTGCTCAAGATATGTGGTAATCTGGCTTTCATCCAGTTGATTTTCATTGATGTACTGAATCGCATCCTTAAACCATTGGGCAGGCCTGTATCCGCGTTCGATTAAATGATGTCCGTTGAATTTCATTTTGTTTTCCGTTTTGATAGTGCAAAGTAACAACGCAAGTGTGCAATCTTTTTGCGCAGATAATTTTTTTTAATTATTTTTACCGGAAGCGGGTTACATCATAGGCGCATCAGTTAGCTTTGCTCATTGCCTTCCCGTCCCAAATATCAAACCTTATGTTAAAAGAACAGCTAAAGAACACCCCGGAAACCATTCAGTTTAAAGAAGTCATTGCCTATATCGACGAATACTATGATTTTACACCTACAAAATTCACCAACGGTAATACTGTTAATGAAGCCGGCCAGAATAACGGTTCATGCAAAGTCTTCAGTTTTGCCCGGCTGAACGATCTTTCAAAAGAGGAGACCCTAAACCTTTTCGGTGAATTCTACCGTGAAGATGTACTGAAAAACCCTGAAGGAAACGATCACCAGAACATCAGGAACTTTATGCAGTACGGCTGGGCCGGAATATCCTTTGAAGGGGAAGCATTAAAAACAAAGTAAATGAGCCGCTATGGGAAAACAATTGTACAGATCCTGATTGTCTCTCTGCATTAAAGGACCATTATTTAATGTTCACACCTTGTTAAAATATGTGCTGACTATCCCGCGTGAGGGATGCGGAAGGTGCGACTGTAGGGAGCAGTTTCGGCTCGGGGCGCAGCCCCGAGCCGAAACCGGAACGAAGTGAAGCCTGTAGCAGCCCGGCCCTGAATGATGCTCGGAACAGCTTAAGGAAAAATGAAGGGACACGCCTAAAAAAATAAAATACCATGTCATCCAACAAAAATGCGCTCATCCGTTACGAGACCCTGGACCGCTGCCTCAAGAACAGGTACAGGAAATACACGCTCGAAGATCTGATTGATGCCTGCTCAGAAGCATTGTTTGAATTTGAGGGCAAAGAATCCTACGTCAGCAGGCGTACGGTACAGCTGGACCTCCAGAATATGCGGAGTGAAAAATTCGGATATGAGGCGCCGATTGAGGTCTATGACAGGAAATATTACCGCTACAGCGATCCCGATTACAGCATCCATAATATTTCCGTGAACGACAGTGACCTGAAAGCGATGAACAATGCCATACAGATCCTGAAACAGTTCAAGGATTTCTCCATGTTCAAGGAGATGAACGGCGTCATCCAGAAACTGGAGGATTCCATCCACGCCACCCATCAGAAATCCATCATACACCTCGATAAGAATGAACAGCTCCGCGGCCTGGAACATATCGACATCCTCTACGAAAGCATTGCGGGAAAGAAGGTGCTGCGCATCTTCTACAAAAGCTTTACAGCAAGAGAAGCCAACACTTATACGGTGCATCCTCAACTTTTGAAGGAATACAATAACCGATGGTTCCTTATCTGCCTGTATAAAGGTAAAATTTACAATTTAGCCCTGGACAGGATGGAAGATATACAGGCTGATGAGCATATTGCATATATCGATTGTCATCTGGATGGAGATGATTATTTCAAAGATGTCATAGGAGTTACGGTATCCGAAACCCTGAAACCCAAAAAAGTGGTTTTCTTCGTAGATGCTTCTAATGCACCCTATGTCAAAACAAAACCGCTGCACAGCAGCCAGGAAATCATCAGCGAAACGGAGGAAGGAGCCTTGTTTAAAATCTGTGTACAGGTCAACTACGAACTGGAGCGTATGTTGCTGGGTTTCGGCGATTGCCTGGTCGTTCACAAACCCAGGAAACTGAGGCTGAAGCTACAGGAAAAATTCATAGCGGGAAGCCGGAATT
This genomic window contains:
- a CDS encoding nucleotidyltransferase domain-containing protein gives rise to the protein MTPKILEKLKEVEERRGIEILLAVESGSRAWGFASPDSDYDIRFIYRHKKEWYLSPWDKDETIEFMTEDDLDGSGWDLRKTFHLLLKSNAALLSWFYSPIVYLKNEEFYKLFKPLADECFSPIAVSYHYMSMSKKYLEACRKDVIKLKSYFYCLRTTLTGKWILEKGTVPPVLFSELLVLVDDAARIKIEYLIALKATKGESYDHPNDWKLFSWLENLIKKNEEGSKSLKSGNADKSKMETVFREILMN
- a CDS encoding ATP-grasp domain-containing protein, producing MKNIVALSPMYTEDSNNLKKASLNSSYEVNRFNAKWNVPEEFRADVVAVYGEDIYAEIVAEQCNLILTKPNDNWLSEIPESLTKRQITYGQLKDFVHEKNIFIKCSDFKSFKAGVFDSVTDIPGFESLDPGISVFTSEVVEWELEVRCFVLDSEIKTYSSYWRNNSFDASPLSEDEQKGLHKFYRDFIQVCSETIPRAIVLDFGIIKGKGWALIEANPAWCSGLYACDAEKALEVIVESCSKKLA
- a CDS encoding tRNA(His) guanylyltransferase Thg1 family protein, whose translation is MKIEEIEAVMRKNEGLSEQYVLPGNYIIVRLDGKGFTKLTKEKLTLEKPFDEKFGKVMIDMARYLFNTGFKVIYGYTQSDEISLLIDRDDQTFSRKIRKLNSVLAGEASAFFSLQFQEICVFDCRTIAIPNQEMLLDYFCWRQEDAHRNSLSAYCYWTLRNNGFPAKQAAGKIEKMSQAEKNELLFQYGINYNTLPLWQKRGVGIYNKEVMKQGFNPVTNEKVDCVRKELFVEKELVLRGEYRAFLSSIFNVYSH
- a CDS encoding RtcB family protein, whose product is MKFNGHHLIERGYRPAQWFKDAIQYINENQLDESQITTYLEQFAQSEQLPLHEEPKEFIINIRAEHEHETDNVEKVINTMKVLMKTPTLIGGAIMPDACPTGPEGHIPVGGVVVAKNAIHPGFHSADICCSVMLTDFGKADPKSVLDAAHSATHFGYGGRPRGEQMPMSQELMDAFRENDFLNDEKLISIARSHMGTQGDGNHFLFVGISRNTGNTMLVTHHGSRAPGAALYDKGMKVANRFRMDISPETLKENAWIPYDTEEGKSYWEALQLIRAWTKENHTSIHDAVLKTMELEKEDRYWNEHNFVFKDGDLFYHAKGATPLDDKFMPDITGPRLIPLNMAEPVLIVKGTTNERNMGFAPHGAGRNFSRTKHKKSLAHKTIEEVFAEETQGLDVRFFTNEIDISELPTAYKSAKNVRAQIEEYGLCEVLDEVMPYGCIMAGDVQKNAPWKKKKKFRKA
- a CDS encoding polyribonucleotide nucleotidyltransferase, with protein sequence MSVPQAITELITLADGREITIETGKLAKQADGSVVVKMGGTMLLATVVANKEANPGVDFLPLTVDYREKFYAGGKIPGNFFRREARPSDQEILTMRLVDRVLRPLFPEDFHAEVQVMISLISYDGQSIPDDLAGLAASSAIAITDIPFNGPMSEVRVVRINGELSINPNYADLKDSDLDIMVGATKDSIVMVEGEMKEITEAEMLEAIQFAHAEIKKQVEAQERLAEKVGKSLPKREYNHENHDEAIREKVWKETYDKVYEVAKTPSGKEERGEKFKAVLDEFLAQYVDNPEELERVTPFAKVYYHDVEKEAMRNMILNEKIRLDGRDPETIRPIWSEIDYLPGAHGSAIFTRGETQSLTAVTLGSIKDANMVDSVMVNYDERFFLHYNFPPFSTGEARPLRGTSRREVGHGNLAQRALANMIPEENPYTIRIVSDILESNGSSSMATVCAGTLALMDAGVQIAKPVSGIAMGLVTDVKTGKFTVLSDILGDEDHLGDMDFKVTGTADGITACQMDIKIQGLSMDIMEKALMQAKEGRLHILNKITETIAEPRADVKPHAPKMVMMEIPKDFIGAVIGPGGKIIQQMQKDTDTVIAIEEVGEIGRIEISGVSREKINEAIAKINEITFVPVVGEVYNGKVVKVMDFGAFVAIAKGTEGLLHISEIEWSRLDKVPYNEGDEVEVKFMGYDDRKKMKLSRKVLLPRPPRPEGQGRPERSERSDRPNRPEGQRRPEGQRRPEGERERRPEGERRQERERRPEGDQPQGDQNPSSEEA
- a CDS encoding helix-turn-helix transcriptional regulator, whose product is MSSNKNALIRYETLDRCLKNRYRKYTLEDLIDACSEALFEFEGKESYVSRRTVQLDLQNMRSEKFGYEAPIEVYDRKYYRYSDPDYSIHNISVNDSDLKAMNNAIQILKQFKDFSMFKEMNGVIQKLEDSIHATHQKSIIHLDKNEQLRGLEHIDILYESIAGKKVLRIFYKSFTAREANTYTVHPQLLKEYNNRWFLICLYKGKIYNLALDRMEDIQADEHIAYIDCHLDGDDYFKDVIGVTVSETLKPKKVVFFVDASNAPYVKTKPLHSSQEIISETEEGALFKICVQVNYELERMLLGFGDCLVVHKPRKLRLKLQEKFIAGSRNYEKLEIENEL
- a CDS encoding HopJ type III effector protein, which encodes MLKEQLKNTPETIQFKEVIAYIDEYYDFTPTKFTNGNTVNEAGQNNGSCKVFSFARLNDLSKEETLNLFGEFYREDVLKNPEGNDHQNIRNFMQYGWAGISFEGEALKTK
- a CDS encoding cold shock domain-containing protein, with protein sequence MADSFSKKENFKKKVQKAKEKAQKREERKTSNNKGKSLDDMLMYVDANGQLTSTPPDNTERAEIDLDNIQLGAAPIEAEEIRKTGIITFFSEKGYGFITEDKSKENVFFHSNNCTEMVKKGNKVSFEKERSPKGFSAVDIKLVK
- a CDS encoding nucleotidyltransferase domain-containing protein, with protein sequence MTTSMLKSRNLILLEAISGSRAFGLATENSDTDIRGVYYLPKEDFFGLNHIPQVSNETNDITYYEIGRFVELLQKNNPNILEVLASPEDCILRKHPLMDLLKPEDFLSKLCKDTFAGYAISQIRKAKGLNKKILNPMDRGKKSILDFCYILHDQGSVPLKKWLREFSFFGGQHGLVQEKCGLISIEHTKGMFALFYDESGDLGYKGIIRHEEANQVSISSVPKEEKPLAYLFCNLDAYSTYCKDYREYWKWVSERNEDRYNVNQKHGQNYDSKNMMHTIRLLQSCEQIFKTGSLDIRVANRDELLDIKAGNRSYEDVMKKAEDLIRSIEHHYSTSRLPETPDLEKTAIILVNIREEVYKNK
- a CDS encoding AAA family ATPase gives rise to the protein MMEMIIFTGIPASGKSSLYKELFFKSHIRISLDLLNTRNKENKLLRYCFETQSKMVIDNTNITVESRKKYIESAKQNQYEIIGYFFESSIQDCLERNRNRKDAINEIGIKAKYKDLEKPGFKEGFDKIFNVRIVNNTFKISPYEN